One window of uncultured Trichococcus sp. genomic DNA carries:
- a CDS encoding XRE family transcriptional regulator has translation MELNKFIGTKIKKFRESRNMTQDELAELLDTTRQSISRYENGERKANQDLLFELASIFKVSLDDFFPVRNLYDQTNIIKVTPENMVAIPVIGTIACGDPILADENIIGYRYHLKDRLPKGQTFYLTAKGDSMEPKIPDGSDVLIRMQDDVEDGEIAAVLVNGDSEATLKRVKKQGDIVMLVAENTNYAPYIITEHNPARILGKAVGVSFDL, from the coding sequence ATGGAGCTAAATAAATTCATTGGAACGAAAATAAAGAAATTCAGAGAATCAAGAAACATGACCCAGGATGAGCTTGCAGAGTTATTAGATACTACAAGACAGTCTATAAGTAGGTACGAAAATGGAGAGAGGAAGGCTAATCAAGATTTACTGTTTGAACTAGCATCAATTTTCAAGGTATCTTTAGACGATTTTTTTCCAGTAAGAAACTTGTACGATCAAACGAATATAATTAAAGTAACACCAGAGAATATGGTCGCAATACCAGTCATTGGAACAATCGCGTGCGGTGACCCCATACTCGCTGACGAAAACATCATAGGGTATCGATACCATCTGAAGGACAGGTTGCCAAAAGGTCAGACATTCTATTTAACGGCAAAAGGAGATAGTATGGAGCCGAAGATTCCGGATGGATCAGATGTATTAATAAGGATGCAAGATGATGTTGAGGATGGTGAAATAGCTGCTGTTTTAGTCAATGGGGATTCAGAGGCTACGCTTAAGCGTGTAAAAAAACAAGGTGATATCGTGATGCTGGTAGCTGAAAACACAAACTACGCGCCATACATCATTACGGAACACAACCCGGCCAGGATATTGGGTAAAGCTGTAGGAGTTAGTTTTGATTTGTGA
- a CDS encoding BRO family protein: protein MNELQIFNFESNEVRTMLVNEEPFFVANDVAKTLGYANTSDATNKHCKKGFMAWGSDSLGRPQQFKLIPESDVYRLVFRSKLPEAEKFENWVTEEVLPSIRKKGFYEIPKDPMDALRLMFQATEHTQEKVNQVDARVIHLEQNVKLDPGEYTYIGKSISRKVYQIGKERAYSMNREQKEELFKAINKEIAEITGVRTRTQLRQKDYKKVIEFIDDWEPSKATSMLVKNYEQMEMEV from the coding sequence ATGAACGAATTGCAAATATTTAATTTTGAAAGCAATGAGGTTAGAACAATGTTGGTCAATGAAGAACCATTCTTTGTAGCAAACGACGTAGCGAAGACCCTTGGTTATGCAAATACTAGCGATGCAACTAATAAACATTGCAAAAAAGGTTTCATGGCATGGGGTAGCGATTCGCTAGGTCGCCCTCAGCAATTCAAATTAATTCCAGAGTCAGATGTTTATCGCTTGGTATTCCGTTCAAAATTGCCGGAAGCCGAAAAATTTGAAAATTGGGTTACTGAAGAAGTTCTTCCATCGATCAGGAAAAAGGGCTTCTATGAAATACCAAAAGACCCAATGGATGCGCTTCGGTTGATGTTTCAGGCGACGGAACACACACAAGAAAAAGTAAACCAGGTGGATGCGAGGGTGATCCATTTGGAGCAAAACGTGAAACTAGATCCCGGGGAATACACGTACATCGGAAAATCAATTTCAAGAAAGGTGTACCAGATCGGCAAGGAACGCGCCTACAGCATGAACCGGGAGCAAAAAGAGGAGCTATTTAAGGCGATCAACAAGGAGATTGCCGAAATAACCGGAGTTCGGACCAGGACTCAGCTTCGTCAGAAGGATTACAAAAAAGTGATTGAGTTTATAGACGACTGGGAGCCATCGAAAGCTACGTCGATGCTTGTTAAAAACTATGAACAGATGGAAATGGAGGTTTAA
- a CDS encoding phage replisome organizer N-terminal domain-containing protein has product MSDNKKYYYLKLKADFFDSDAMIVLEGLPDGYKYSNILLKLYLRSLKNEGKLMLTERIPYNAEMLSKVTRHSIGDVERAVKLFDDLGLIEVLDNGVMFMSDIQTFIGRSSTEADRKREYRTRIEKERKILISDGQNTGQESGQKDGQMSDKNPPEIEIELEKDIEIDIELESEIEKPNGGDVHLLFQQNFGMPTPIIMQDLEHWITDLNEELVILALKKAAFTGAPYKYAQTTMRNWASKGIKTIAEAEAESVGHQKQKQWNRQPKKEVTPDWVDEPRNATETPVAPDVAESIAERIAKLKSSGKNAG; this is encoded by the coding sequence GTGAGTGACAACAAGAAATATTATTATCTCAAACTGAAAGCAGACTTCTTCGATAGCGATGCAATGATCGTTTTGGAAGGTCTTCCGGACGGTTATAAGTATTCGAACATTCTTCTAAAGTTATATCTTCGCAGCTTGAAAAATGAGGGCAAACTGATGCTGACAGAGCGCATCCCATACAATGCGGAAATGCTCTCAAAGGTGACACGCCATAGCATTGGAGATGTGGAGCGAGCGGTTAAGTTGTTTGATGACCTGGGGCTTATCGAAGTATTGGATAACGGAGTCATGTTCATGAGCGATATCCAGACATTCATCGGTCGTTCCAGTACAGAGGCAGATCGTAAACGTGAATACCGCACGCGGATCGAAAAAGAGAGGAAGATTCTCATTTCTGATGGACAAAATACAGGACAAGAATCCGGACAAAAGGATGGACAAATGTCCGACAAAAATCCACCAGAGATAGAGATAGAGTTAGAGAAAGATATAGAGATAGATATAGAGTTAGAGTCAGAGATAGAAAAGCCAAACGGCGGCGACGTCCACCTACTCTTTCAGCAGAATTTCGGTATGCCAACACCAATCATCATGCAGGACCTAGAACACTGGATAACTGACTTGAATGAAGAGCTGGTTATCCTGGCATTGAAAAAAGCGGCTTTTACCGGCGCGCCTTATAAATACGCGCAAACAACGATGCGGAATTGGGCTTCGAAGGGCATCAAGACAATAGCGGAAGCGGAAGCCGAGTCTGTGGGCCATCAAAAACAAAAGCAGTGGAACAGGCAACCAAAGAAAGAAGTCACGCCCGACTGGGTGGATGAACCGCGAAACGCAACCGAAACACCTGTAGCGCCTGATGTGGCCGAATCAATAGCAGAGCGCATAGCTAAACTGAAATCGTCCGGGAAGAACGCTGGATGA
- a CDS encoding helix-turn-helix transcriptional regulator, translated as MQSKLYAMRKDKLKMTQEEIAAHLGISTLSYRNKEKGKSEFTQDEMFALSKLLGKSIDSIFLPRKHQNGDKVKGEN; from the coding sequence ATGCAATCGAAGTTATACGCGATGAGAAAAGACAAGTTGAAAATGACCCAAGAAGAAATAGCTGCACACCTTGGTATTTCAACATTGTCTTATCGCAATAAAGAAAAAGGTAAAAGCGAATTTACTCAAGACGAGATGTTCGCTTTGTCGAAATTATTAGGCAAAAGCATAGACTCTATTTTTTTGCCAAGGAAGCACCAAAACGGTGACAAAGTGAAGGGGGAAAATTAA
- a CDS encoding putative HNHc nuclease, whose protein sequence is MNKRKRKKALDKLLVKAGKEMGEDASRLAQINDDGSINRLAEVLARRTNAYGQTEMIIRMDASIPEYLFDRLVDANGDLFGEFRLFDNRVITAQQRKFINALCRDIARYTGDTIDQVREHRKLEFIHDKGLPYFSTSELAKN, encoded by the coding sequence ATGAACAAACGAAAACGCAAAAAGGCCCTGGACAAACTTCTGGTCAAAGCCGGAAAGGAAATGGGCGAGGATGCATCCAGACTTGCTCAAATCAATGACGATGGCAGCATAAACCGACTTGCTGAAGTTCTGGCCAGAAGGACAAACGCCTATGGCCAAACAGAAATGATCATTCGTATGGATGCATCCATCCCAGAATATCTTTTTGACAGACTGGTGGATGCAAACGGCGACTTGTTCGGAGAGTTCCGGCTATTCGATAACCGGGTGATCACGGCGCAGCAAAGGAAGTTCATCAATGCGCTATGCCGGGATATCGCACGCTACACAGGAGACACGATAGACCAGGTGCGGGAACATCGGAAACTGGAATTTATCCATGACAAAGGGCTGCCATACTTCAGCACATCGGAGTTGGCCAAGAATTG